The Prochlorococcus marinus XMU1404 DNA segment CAATGAATATTGCCGAACAAGCAATTAAGGATAGTTGGCCAGCTTCACTTTTATTAAACCTGAATATACCTCCTTGCGAAAAAAAGAAAATAAAAGAATTATCTTGGACAAGATTATCAATCAGAAAATATAAAAATCAATTTTCTAAAAGGGAGGACCCAAGGGGCGATGATTATTATTGGTTGGCAGGCGAAGTAGTTTTAGACCTTAAATCAAAGGGTTATGGTCCAAAGAACTGGCCTAGTGACGTATCTCAAATACAAGAGAATAAAATATCACTTACACCGGTTGAACCTGATTTGTTTTGGAGAGGAGGTTTAGACTTATTACCTAAAATCAAAAATTCATTTGTAGATCCTTCTTAAAAGCCATAAAGAAAAGCAAAGTCCAAAGAAATGAGCAGCAATAATTTGAGTATTACTGAGCACTGATAAAATCTCAAGTCCAGTAATTGGTATATCAGAAGTCGCTGTTATCAATTGTCCAGTTGTTTGAGAGGATGCCTGAATAAATAGGGCACCCATAAGTGCTTGATATCCAATTAATCCAAACAAAATCCCTAACAAATCAACAATTAGACCTCTTTTTATTAATTTACTTGTTTGTCCTCTTGAGGGTCTTGCGTTGCTCGCGATTGCTCTACCAGCTCTAACAATTAACCAACCTTGCCAAAGACTAAAAAGTAGTAATATTAAAGATATTGTTGTAAGAGATAGTCCAGGTGCCAAACCAAGCTGTCCTTCGCTATTGTTTACAACATTTGAAAAAAGCAAAACAGCTGTAACAACAACACCTAAAATGGATTGAATCCAAAAGCGTATCCATCCAATGCGCCGCATTCCAAATGAAAGCGACTGAAAATCAATTTTGTCAGACATTCATTTGATTGAATAAACTATAATCTATTCAAATTTGCCATCAAAATCATAAAATTGCACGTAATCTTTTGATCTCTTTAATATCGCCATCTGAAGTAAAGAATCCTACTTCAATAGCTATTGGAAGTTTTGATGGCTTACACGCTGGACATAGGAAATTAATAGAAAGCGTAGTTGAAGAAAATCAATACACCCCAACAATTGCAAGCTTTTGGCCTCATCCTAGAGAAGTTCTGTACAATGAGACGCGCCTTAGACTTGATCTGCCTTACGAAAAACTACCAATTCTTGAAGAACTCGGGATTGAACAATTAGTTATGATTCCTTTTGATAAGGAACTATCTAAATTAAGTGCAGAAAGATTTATAGGAGATATTTTGATAAATCAATTACAAGCAAAAAATATTTCTGTAGGTGCTAATTTTAAATTTGGGTTTAAAAGAAGTGGGGACATAAATACTATAAAAAATGCAATTAAAGATACGGATATAAAACTAAAAATTATTCCAATTTTAGAAGACAAAGAAGGTAGAATCAGCAGCAGCAGAATAAGAGATTTGTTAGAGAGAAGTGATCTGAAAAATGCTTTCAAGATTCTTAATAGGTCTTATAGCTTTAAGGGGAAGGTTGTCAAAGGTAAAGGGATTGGGAAAAATATAGGATGGCCAACCGCAAATCTTGAAATAGATGGCAGAAAGTTTTTACCTGGAGAAGGGGTCTATGCAGCTTGGACAACTATAGAAAATACCAACCAAAAAATTGCATCTGTTATGAATCTTGGCTCTCAACCAACAATAGATCCATTATTGCCATCTGCAGTTGAAGTTCATTTAATAAATAAAGATGTTAATCTATATGGTTTAAATCTATCTGTAGAACCAGTTGAAAAGCTTAGATCTCAAATCCAATTCAAAAATATAGATCAACTTTCTAATCAAATTAAAAAAGATAGAGAGAATGCTCTAAGAATTTTTAAAACCAATAAAAAATAAGTTACAAATGTTGAATTCTAATACTCCAAACGCTGAAGATTTAAGAATTTATCAAATTATTGATGCAAATCTAGATAGAGCTAGAGAAGGATTAAGAGTACTAGAGGATTGGGCTAGATTTGGACTAGGCAAAGAAAAATTTGTTGAAAGGATTAAAAATTTTAGACAAATATTAGGTAAAAACCATTTAGAAGTTTATAAACAATCTAGGAATCATATTGAGGACAAATGCAAAGGCTTGACTCATCAAGAGCAAATCAACAGAAAAAGCTCTGAGCAAATTATAAGTTCTAATTCAGCTAGAGTTCAAGAGGCATTAAGAGTCATAGAAGAATTCTCAAGACTACATAATCATGAACTTTCAAAAATCGCTTCGGAAATTAGATATGAAATTTATACCATAGAAATCGACTTATTAAGCTTAAGCAAGTCTAAGAATTCAGAGGAAATATTAAAAGAAAATGACTTATATGTAATCACTGATCAAAAGGACAATTTATTAGAAATAACAGAAGAGATTTTAATTGCGGGAGCAAGAATCATTCAACATAGATTTAAAAAAGGAACTGATAAAGATCATCTTCAAGAAGCAATTCAGGTTAAAAATTTATGTAAAAAATATAATTCTTTGTTCATCGTTAATGACAGAATTGATATAGCTCTAGCATCTAATGCGGATGGAATTCATCTTGGACAAAATGATTTAGACCTAAAAACCGCAAGAAAATTACTAGGATATTCAAAAATTATTGGTATAAGTGCAAATAATAAAATTGATATTTCTAATGCTCTTAAGGAAGGTTGCGATTACATAGGAATAGGACCAGTATTTGAAACTGCAACAAAAAAGAACAAAAAACCTATAGGTATTGAAAAAATCAAAACATTAACAAAAGATTTAAATATTCCATGGTTTGCCATCGGAGGAATTAAGTCAGATAATATTTCATATTTAAAAAGCAATGGGTTTAAAAAAGTTGCCTTAGTTTCGCAATTAATGAATTCTGAAGATCCTAGGGAAGACGCTATTATGATTCTAAAAGAATTGTCTCATGAAAATTAAAGTAAATGGAGAAGAAAAAAAAATAGAACTTGATCAAGAAAATGCTCTACTATCCAAAGCTTTAAATTTAATGGGATATAAACCCAACACAATTGTTGTAGAGCTAAATAATTTAATTATTAATTCAATAAAATGGGAAAAAGTGAAACTTAAAGATGGGGATAATTTAGAAATCGTTTCAATAGTTGGCGGTGGTTAAAAGATAAAATTTTCGTATATTAAAAATCTTCATAATTTTTTAAGTTTAGCCTTGAAACAATAACCAAATTTTTCTTGTTTTCGTTTTATATTCTTATTACTTCAATGAAAAAATGAAAGGAAAAATTGATAGTAACTCAAGATCCCTGAAATGGGAGCAAAATGGGGAGTTAGCACACAAAGATCTCTCTGAGTTAATTGAAAGATTAAAAAATGTAGAAAGTGAACATACATCTTCTGAGCTTTCTAGATTAGGTACAAAATCAAACATAAAAGATTAAATTTGTTACTTAGATCTTGTCTTTATAAAAATTTGTACCAAATTAAAGGTACTGAATATATAAATAAATGCCGAAAAGATTTCCAGAATGGGTAAATACAGAAGTCGTGATAAAAGCGATCAGAATGAGAGAAGAAGGAATGCTTTCAAAACAACTTAATTTATGGATAGAAAACCTATTAGAAATAGAAAAAAAGTAAATCAACTAGGAAATACTTTTAATAATTCTCAGAGCAGCCATTGCCGCTCCGTAACCATTATCTATATTCATAACTGCAATACCTGGAGAACAACTTGACAACATACTATTTAATGCAGTACCCCCGTCCTTACTAACTCCGTAGCCAACTGAGACAGGCACTGCAATAATGGGTTGTGGCAATAATCCACCCACAACTGTTGCCAAGGCTCCTTCCATCCCAGCACAAACTATTAATACATTATATTTATTAATTTCTTCTAACTGACCCATTAATCGATGAAGTCCAGCTACTCCAACATCTATAAAAGATTGACACTTCACTCCATAAATTTCAAGCGCTAATTGTGCTTCAAGTGTTACTGCCAAATCACTTGAGCCTCCTGAAATTATAGCAACTTTTTTATTTGTATTGATTTTATTCAAATTTTTCCCAATTATTAGGCAATTTGCTTCTTCATAGAAACGTGCATCATCATGCAAATCCAAAAGATAATTAGCCTTCTCACTATTAATCCTGGTAATGAAGACAACCTCATTTTTACTTAATACACTTTCAGATAATCTCTTTAATTGGTCGATACTCTTGTCTTGCCCCCAAATAGCCTCAATAAGTCCAAGCCTCTCTCTTCTTTGAAAATCAAACATGATATCAAAATTCATCTTTGCTTATCTAACTCTCCCTCATAAATTAATTTAAAAGGATTTTCTCCTACATTTAGAGCAGCTTTAACATTATCTTCAAATTTTTGTTGGACTACATTTACTTCTGACATTGGTATGGTTTTCCATAATTTTTTACTTTTCCAATTTACCAATATTAAAGCTTCTTCTTTTTCTTTATCCCAAAATAATTGTCTACCCAAAAAACCATCCTGAGAAGATAACCATGGCTCCCATATTTCTTTTTCAGCATTCAACCATGCTGCTTTTACATCAGCAGGTACTTTAAGTCTTAATTCCTCTATGACCATTTCACTTTGAAAATTATCCATTGTAAGAGCTTTTAAATTGGGAATATCAGATTGAAAAATTAAAACTACTAAGCAAATTAATAATAAACAAAATCTTTGAATTTTTTTTTTCAAATTTAAATTTAATCTCATTTTTTCTCAAGAAGAACTACTGAATGGCAACTTATACCTTCTTCTCTCCCTTCTGGACCCAATTTTTCATTCGTAGTTGCTTTAATCCCAATTAAATTTTCATCAATATTTAAAATTTCAGAAATATTTTTTTTCATTAGTTTTATATGTGGCATGATTTTTGGCCTTTCAGCAACAAGAACACTATCAATATTATTTATTTCCCAACCATCTTGTCTTACCAAGTCAATTACTTTTGATAACAAAAACAAGCTATCAGCATTTTTCCATTTTTCATCAGATGGGGGGAAATACTTTCCTATGTCGCCCAACGAAAGAGCTCCCAATAATGCGTCCATTATTGAGTGACTTAAAACATCAGCATCACTATGCCCATCCAATCCTAAACTTTCAGGGTGATGCAATTTTACACCTCCAATAATTAAATCTCTATCCTTTACTAATCTGTGAATATCGTATCCATTACCTATTCTAAATTTCATGAATTGATTATTTTCTTTTATTATTCTCTTACTTTGTGGGGATTTTTTGTAGTTTTCATTTGAAATTAAGTCACTTCTTCTCTCCAATGTTCTTTCAAAACTTTTTTTTCTTCTCCACGATTTAATCTCTTCATGATTACCGCTCACTAAAATATCTGGCACTTTCATATCTTTAAAAGTTAAAGGCCTTGTGTATTGAGGATATTCTAATAAAGAGGAATTATGACTCTCATCGACTAAGGAGTCTGGATCACCAAGAGTTCCTGGTAATAACCTAGTCAAACCATTAATTATTGATATAGCAGGAATTTCACCTCCAGAAAGGACATAATCGCCTATCGATATCTCTTCATCAGCTAAACATCTAATCCTTTCATCAAAACCTTCATATTGACCACAAATAATTATTATTTGATCCAAAGTGGTCCATCTCGCAAGATCCTTTTGCTTTAAAACTTTACCCTGAGGGGTCATCAGCAAAGTTTTACTTTTAGGTGATTTTCTAATTGATTCATAAGCCTTATAAATAGGTTCAGGTTTTAATACCATTCCTGCTCCTCCTCCATAAGGCTTATCGTCTACTTGTCTGTAAGAACCTTCTCCATATTCTCTTAAATCATGTAAATTTACATCGATCAAATTCTTATCTAGAGCTCTTGTTATGACCCCTAAATTATTTATTAATTCAAAAGCTTTAGGGAACAATGTAATTACATCAAAATTAAAACCACTCATCTAGAATTCTTCCTCGAAACCAAACTCAATTAACCTTGATTCTTTTTTTCTCCAATTTGGAACAACTTTCACAAACAACTCTAGGTGAACTGGACCATCAATTAATTTTGACATATTTGATCTTGCTGACTGACCAATCATTTTTAACATTGAACCTTTCTTTCCAATAAGAATGCCTTTTTGAGTGGACCTTTCAACAATAATAGTAGCCAAAATAGCTGTAAAAACTTTTCCATTTTTCCTTTTAATTTCCTCTCTCTTTTCTATCTTTACTGCGACACTATGAGGTACTTCTTCTCTTGTATTTTTTAATACCTGTTCTCTTACTAAATCAGATAATAAGTTATCTAATGGTTGGTCGCAAATCGTCTCTTCGCCATAAAGTTTTGGTCCCTCAGGAAGAAAATTTAGAGCCATATCGACTAGTTCAGAACATCCTTCACCTTGAGAAGCACTTACAACTTGAAAGTTTCTATTAATTCCAAAAAATCTTCTATATTGATCTAATCGTAAATTCCTAAATTCTTTATTTACCAAATCCCACTTATTTAATGCAACAATAAACTCAGTTTTATTTGCGAGCAGAAAGTTCAAAATATATTCATCACCTCTTCCAGGTTCTTCACTTGAATCAATTACAAAAATGACCATATCAACTCCATTAATTGCAGATTTTGCGTTTTTTACTAATATCTCACCAAGTCGATGATGAGGTTTATGCACGCCAGGCGTATCGACAAAAATTATTTGCCCATCGTTTGTAGTAAGTATTCCCTTTAATTTATTTCTTGTAGTTTGCGCTATTGGAGAAGTAATTGTTATTTTTTCTCCAATCAATTTATTTATTAAAGTAGATTTACCCACATTTGGCCTTCCTAGTAAAGTTACAAACCCAGATCTATAATTGGTCAAAGACTTTTAATGCATCAATAATAAAATTCTGATCAAAAATGGAAAAAAAAACCATAGATTTAAAAGAAGCTTCGTTCACGCAAGCGATAAACATATCCGCACAATGGTGCAAAGAGTGGAGTGAAGATCTACTCAGCGAAGAGGTTTTAGCAGATAGAATCGCAGAGCTAACTAAAACAAGAAATGGACTAAGAGGATTTTTTGCATATGCTTTATCAGATAAAGATTGTTTTTTATTAGATAAACTTCCTTTTTCACTAATTTACAAACTGAACGAAGGTGGTGATGCTGTAACAGACATAGTAGTGAAAAATTTAATAATGAGTTCCGCTCAAATTATTATTCATCGAAGAGAAAATAATAATGAATATGAGATGAATTCAGAGAATATTTCAGATAGATGTAAAAATATTTTGAGACTCTTAGAAACAAAGTCAGTTACAAAGAATATTAATCATGTCCTTAAAGAGCTAGATAATATGGGAAATAGTTTTGATAATTCAAAAAAGTATGACTACGAGCAAAAAGAATTTATAAAAAAACAAATTCTTGATATTGCCCAATAAAAAAGCGTAGATTGGTGTCTACGCCTTTTTTAAAGAATTTAAATCAGGGAATCTAATCTCTTCTTCCGCCGCCATTTAGTGCAATCATCAACCTAAGAATAAATACAAATAGATTTATATAAGTTAAGTACATCCCAAGAGCTCCTGCTAGGTATTGATCATCGCTATATCTTCTTGGCATAGTATAAAAATCAACAAAAGACATCGCAACAAATAAAACTGTTCCAAATCCCGCTATTAGTAATTCGAAACCACCTGTTCCAAATGCTGGAGAAAAGATACTCCCAACTAACTGAATTACCATTGCGATAACAAGTCCAATCAACCCGAGGCCAACAACTCCGCTTAGTGCCTGGCCAACATTATCGCTCATCCTTTGACCAGTATAAGAAGCGATAATAAATGTAATTCCTGTAGCTAATGCTGCGGTGGCAATGGATCCCACACCGATAGTTAGTGCTGCATAAGCAATAATTCCACTTAAAGTAAATCCAGTAAGCA contains these protein-coding regions:
- a CDS encoding bifunctional riboflavin kinase/FAD synthetase; translation: MISLISPSEVKNPTSIAIGSFDGLHAGHRKLIESVVEENQYTPTIASFWPHPREVLYNETRLRLDLPYEKLPILEELGIEQLVMIPFDKELSKLSAERFIGDILINQLQAKNISVGANFKFGFKRSGDINTIKNAIKDTDIKLKIIPILEDKEGRISSSRIRDLLERSDLKNAFKILNRSYSFKGKVVKGKGIGKNIGWPTANLEIDGRKFLPGEGVYAAWTTIENTNQKIASVMNLGSQPTIDPLLPSAVEVHLINKDVNLYGLNLSVEPVEKLRSQIQFKNIDQLSNQIKKDRENALRIFKTNKK
- a CDS encoding TIGR03792 family protein; amino-acid sequence: MRLNLNLKKKIQRFCLLLICLVVLIFQSDIPNLKALTMDNFQSEMVIEELRLKVPADVKAAWLNAEKEIWEPWLSSQDGFLGRQLFWDKEKEEALILVNWKSKKLWKTIPMSEVNVVQQKFEDNVKAALNVGENPFKLIYEGELDKQR
- a CDS encoding DUF3611 family protein; translation: MSDKIDFQSLSFGMRRIGWIRFWIQSILGVVVTAVLLFSNVVNNSEGQLGLAPGLSLTTISLILLLFSLWQGWLIVRAGRAIASNARPSRGQTSKLIKRGLIVDLLGILFGLIGYQALMGALFIQASSQTTGQLITATSDIPITGLEILSVLSNTQIIAAHFFGLCFSLWLLRRIYK
- the larB gene encoding nickel pincer cofactor biosynthesis protein LarB — translated: MNFDIMFDFQRRERLGLIEAIWGQDKSIDQLKRLSESVLSKNEVVFITRINSEKANYLLDLHDDARFYEEANCLIIGKNLNKINTNKKVAIISGGSSDLAVTLEAQLALEIYGVKCQSFIDVGVAGLHRLMGQLEEINKYNVLIVCAGMEGALATVVGGLLPQPIIAVPVSVGYGVSKDGGTALNSMLSSCSPGIAVMNIDNGYGAAMAALRIIKSIS
- the era gene encoding GTPase Era, yielding MTNYRSGFVTLLGRPNVGKSTLINKLIGEKITITSPIAQTTRNKLKGILTTNDGQIIFVDTPGVHKPHHRLGEILVKNAKSAINGVDMVIFVIDSSEEPGRGDEYILNFLLANKTEFIVALNKWDLVNKEFRNLRLDQYRRFFGINRNFQVVSASQGEGCSELVDMALNFLPEGPKLYGEETICDQPLDNLLSDLVREQVLKNTREEVPHSVAVKIEKREEIKRKNGKVFTAILATIIVERSTQKGILIGKKGSMLKMIGQSARSNMSKLIDGPVHLELFVKVVPNWRKKESRLIEFGFEEEF
- a CDS encoding thiamine phosphate synthase codes for the protein MLNSNTPNAEDLRIYQIIDANLDRAREGLRVLEDWARFGLGKEKFVERIKNFRQILGKNHLEVYKQSRNHIEDKCKGLTHQEQINRKSSEQIISSNSARVQEALRVIEEFSRLHNHELSKIASEIRYEIYTIEIDLLSLSKSKNSEEILKENDLYVITDQKDNLLEITEEILIAGARIIQHRFKKGTDKDHLQEAIQVKNLCKKYNSLFIVNDRIDIALASNADGIHLGQNDLDLKTARKLLGYSKIIGISANNKIDISNALKEGCDYIGIGPVFETATKKNKKPIGIEKIKTLTKDLNIPWFAIGGIKSDNISYLKSNGFKKVALVSQLMNSEDPREDAIMILKELSHEN
- a CDS encoding Bax inhibitor-1/YccA family protein — translated: MPASSNFNQAIREAQTSAIVGPNVVQKALPYVGGGMGLTAFGALGGLALSQSPIYGPLFLVAIIAQLVLFFVASSAANNANNTKALPLLATYSLLTGFTLSGIIAYAALTIGVGSIATAALATGITFIIASYTGQRMSDNVGQALSGVVGLGLIGLVIAMVIQLVGSIFSPAFGTGGFELLIAGFGTVLFVAMSFVDFYTMPRRYSDDQYLAGALGMYLTYINLFVFILRLMIALNGGGRRD
- the thiS gene encoding sulfur carrier protein ThiS gives rise to the protein MKIKVNGEEKKIELDQENALLSKALNLMGYKPNTIVVELNNLIINSIKWEKVKLKDGDNLEIVSIVGGG
- the trmD gene encoding tRNA (guanosine(37)-N1)-methyltransferase TrmD, producing MSGFNFDVITLFPKAFELINNLGVITRALDKNLIDVNLHDLREYGEGSYRQVDDKPYGGGAGMVLKPEPIYKAYESIRKSPKSKTLLMTPQGKVLKQKDLARWTTLDQIIIICGQYEGFDERIRCLADEEISIGDYVLSGGEIPAISIINGLTRLLPGTLGDPDSLVDESHNSSLLEYPQYTRPLTFKDMKVPDILVSGNHEEIKSWRRKKSFERTLERRSDLISNENYKKSPQSKRIIKENNQFMKFRIGNGYDIHRLVKDRDLIIGGVKLHHPESLGLDGHSDADVLSHSIMDALLGALSLGDIGKYFPPSDEKWKNADSLFLLSKVIDLVRQDGWEINNIDSVLVAERPKIMPHIKLMKKNISEILNIDENLIGIKATTNEKLGPEGREEGISCHSVVLLEKK